The DNA sequence AAAACCCATAAGAAATTCACCGAGCAGGAATTTATCCAGTTCGCCGAGAACTACCTTGGGGTGAATATTATATTCTGGACCACCGCCGCCCCTTGGCTGCGCCAGTAAGCGCTCTGATTATCTTATATTGTAGAAAGCTCATGCCTTTTTCTTGGTAGCCAATAAAAAGCCCCGCGCCCTATTTTATAGCTTTGGCTTACCAAAGAAGGGAATACCGTGGCTGGAAACAACAGAAGACGCTTAAAAACGCTGGTGGGGGCGGGAAGTTACCTCTATGCCGCCAACGACACTCGGCCATTACCGGGCATAAAACGCGCCGTTGAGTTGGCACGTAAGGCCGAAGCGCAGAAAATTACCGGGCTGTTTACCGCCGACCTATTGCAAGCCGATCCGGCCGGGTTGTCGGGCACGACGGGCAGTCAGGACCCGCTGATCACGCTGGCGGCGCTCAGTCAGGTGACTGAGCGTATTGGTCTGGTTGCCACGGTATCGACCACCTATCAGCACCCCTATAATCTGGCCCGGCTGGTGGCGACGCTGGACCACGTGAGCGGCGGCCGTGCCGCGTGGAACGCCGTGACCTCCTCGGTGGGCGAAGAGAATTTCGGCGGGACGAACCTGCCAGACCCATCCCAGCGTTATGCCCGCGCGGCAGAGTTTATTGCCGTGCTGAACGCGCTGTTTGACGCCAACGAGACCAGCGCGGTGCAGCGCACGGCGTCCGGCGGCACCAAGATTGACCCGTTAAAGCTGCATCCGGTGAATTTCCACGGCGATTTCTTCCGCGTGCAAGGGCCGCTAAACGTGCCGGTTCCCCCTCAGCGGCGGCCAGTGCAGTTTCAGGCCGGGCAGTCGGAAGAGGGGGTTTCCGTCGGCGCGCGCTATGCCGAAGTGATTTATACCTCGCAGCCAACCTTCGAGGACGCCGTGGCCTTCGTAGAGCAGCTACACCAGCGGGCGCGGGCCTATGGCCGACATGACAACCTGCCGTTTGTGATGAACTCCTTCCATTCGGTGATTGGCGAAAGCGATGCCGACGTGGCGCGCCGACTGCGCGAAAAGCATGAACGCATCGACTACCAGCAGGGCCGGCTCAA is a window from the Ewingella sp. CoE-038-23 genome containing:
- a CDS encoding NtaA/DmoA family FMN-dependent monooxygenase (This protein belongs to a clade of FMN-dependent monooxygenases, within a broader family of flavin-dependent oxidoreductases, the luciferase-like monooxygenase (LMM) family, some of whose members use coenzyme F420 rather than FMN.), with translation MAGNNRRRLKTLVGAGSYLYAANDTRPLPGIKRAVELARKAEAQKITGLFTADLLQADPAGLSGTTGSQDPLITLAALSQVTERIGLVATVSTTYQHPYNLARLVATLDHVSGGRAAWNAVTSSVGEENFGGTNLPDPSQRYARAAEFIAVLNALFDANETSAVQRTASGGTKIDPLKLHPVNFHGDFFRVQGPLNVPVPPQRRPVQFQAGQSEEGVSVGARYAEVIYTSQPTFEDAVAFVEQLHQRARAYGRHDNLPFVMNSFHSVIGESDADVARRLREKHERIDYQQGRLKLADMLGGEIDLSDVSLDQPLPASLLPDVAQVNRRRGRVEIFKRFAQQGLTVRELIIQAQETGHWFNAGTPEQLADAIEKRYHAGVLDVISLHGLGQPDQEDLLLNGLLPELRKRHLLDEDYLGDTFRENLELPPLTLS